Proteins encoded together in one Pseudorca crassidens isolate mPseCra1 chromosome 17, mPseCra1.hap1, whole genome shotgun sequence window:
- the LOC137210200 gene encoding ferritin light chain-like, with protein MQNQCCGRALFQDARKPSQDEWGKTQDAVEAAILREKSLHQALSHLRALASARADSHLCDFLESRFLEEQVKLIKKMGDHLTNLRRLAGLQAVLGEYLFERLTVEHKQQSLKSSGL; from the coding sequence atgcaaaaccagTGCTGTGGCCGCGCCCTCTTCCAGGATGCGCGGAAGCCTTCTCAAGATGAGTGGGGTAAAACCCAGGACGCTGTGGAAGCCGCCATTCTTAGGGAGAAGAGCCTGCACCAGGCACTATCACATCTGCGCGCCCTGGCTTCCGCCCGCGCAGACTCCCACCTCTGTGACTTCCTGGAGAGCCgcttcctggaggagcaggtgaaactcatcaagaagatggGCGACCACCTGACCAACCTCCGCAGGCTGGCTGGTCTGCAGGCTGTGCTGGGCGAGTATCTCTTTGAAAGGCTCACCGTCGAGCACAAACAGCAGTCTCTGAAGTCCAGCGGCCTCTGA